The following proteins are encoded in a genomic region of Porphyrobacter sp. CACIAM 03H1:
- a CDS encoding NnrU family protein translates to MDGNIIALIAANIAFVGSHFAMSHPLRGPMVKALGAGGFQLAYTAVSFATLAWVYFAFLAAPAADLPGSGEAGWIIATILTWPAMVLLAGSFIGNPALPTPQAEAQTRAEPRGALRVTRHPMMWGIGLWAISHLVLFWSTRTMVTALAMGILALVGARLQDAKKEALMGAAWAKWESKTSYWPRWGRLLSVGAVPLLAGTALWIAGSWVHLWRAGIPAGVFRWIG, encoded by the coding sequence ATGGACGGGAACATCATCGCACTCATCGCGGCGAACATTGCCTTTGTCGGCTCGCACTTCGCCATGTCTCACCCGCTTCGCGGACCCATGGTGAAGGCCCTCGGCGCGGGCGGGTTCCAGCTGGCCTACACCGCGGTCAGCTTCGCGACGCTGGCGTGGGTCTATTTCGCATTTCTCGCCGCCCCTGCCGCCGACCTGCCGGGCTCGGGCGAGGCGGGGTGGATCATCGCCACGATCCTGACCTGGCCCGCGATGGTGCTGCTGGCGGGATCCTTCATCGGCAATCCCGCCCTGCCGACCCCGCAGGCCGAGGCCCAGACCCGCGCCGAGCCGCGCGGGGCGCTGCGCGTCACGCGCCATCCGATGATGTGGGGGATCGGTCTCTGGGCGATCTCGCACCTCGTGCTGTTCTGGAGCACCCGCACGATGGTGACGGCGCTGGCGATGGGCATCCTCGCGCTGGTCGGCGCGAGGCTTCAGGACGCCAAGAAAGAGGCGCTGATGGGTGCCGCCTGGGCAAAGTGGGAAAGCAAGACGAGCTACTGGCCGCGCTGGGGCCGGCTGCTGTCGGTCGGCGCCGTGCCCCTGCTGGCGGGCACCGCGCTGTGGATCGCGGGAAGCTGGGTCCACCTGTGGCGCGCCGGCATCCCGGCGGGGGTGTTCCGCTGGATAGGCTGA
- a CDS encoding crotonase/enoyl-CoA hydratase family protein, translated as MSLLQIAKEGPVTILTLDRAESMNPLGAPGDGDEFVRVAGAINRDMECRVVILTGAGRAFSAGGDVKAMRDKTGTFGGTTPAISDGYRDNIHQMLRALYGLRVPVIAAVNGPAIGLGCDVACLADIRIASETAKFGVTFLKLGIIPGDGGTWILPRVIGMSRAAELFYTGDVIDAATAQDWGLVSRVVPADALMDEARALAAKIAALPPHALRHTKNLLRQGQQTSYDTALELAANTQAMMHTTADHAEGVAALIEKRPAVFKGE; from the coding sequence ATGTCCCTGCTCCAGATCGCCAAGGAAGGCCCCGTCACCATTCTCACGCTCGACCGGGCGGAGAGCATGAACCCCCTTGGTGCGCCGGGCGACGGGGACGAGTTCGTGCGTGTCGCGGGTGCGATCAACCGCGACATGGAGTGCCGCGTGGTGATTCTGACCGGCGCAGGGCGGGCCTTCAGCGCGGGCGGCGACGTCAAGGCGATGCGCGACAAGACGGGGACCTTCGGCGGCACAACCCCCGCCATTTCCGACGGTTACCGCGACAATATCCACCAGATGCTGCGCGCGCTCTATGGCCTGCGCGTGCCGGTGATCGCGGCGGTCAACGGGCCGGCGATCGGCCTCGGCTGCGACGTCGCCTGCCTCGCCGACATCCGCATCGCTTCGGAAACCGCGAAGTTCGGGGTGACCTTCCTCAAGCTCGGGATCATCCCGGGCGACGGCGGCACCTGGATTCTACCCCGCGTGATCGGCATGAGCCGCGCGGCGGAGCTGTTCTACACCGGCGATGTGATCGACGCCGCGACGGCGCAGGACTGGGGCCTCGTCAGCCGCGTCGTGCCGGCCGATGCGCTGATGGACGAGGCACGGGCGTTGGCGGCGAAGATCGCCGCCCTCCCGCCGCACGCGCTGCGCCATACCAAGAACCTGCTCCGCCAGGGCCAGCAGACCAGCTACGACACCGCACTGGAACTTGCCGCCAACACACAGGCTATGATGCACACCACCGCCGATCACGCCGAAGGTGTCGCAGCGCTGATCGAGAAGCGCCCGGCGGTGTTCAAGGGCGAATAG
- a CDS encoding VacJ family lipoprotein, with the protein MPGLGLIATSPSLLGAALAAAPLPPPAQVPVADVVPLAWSLAAAQEAGPPAQEDEPPVGEIVVEGEIGPPKSDPMERVNEESYRLTQAVDQALVEPVAYAYRDGLPGPVRDGLGNVVRNLGEPSNALNFLLQGKVGKAFETLGRMAINTTIGVGGLFDVAGKKADLPYRRNGFANTMGYYGVGPGPYLYLPVTGATSVRDLAGSTLDQLLLPLAVGKPFNRPAYAATYFVVNGLDQRLEFDEEIESIRNADDPYRLRRETYLARRRQDIAELKGEPISERDRMWLEELEAMKAQSAAAPDEGAAAPVEPPADPETLPITRPR; encoded by the coding sequence ATGCCGGGCCTTGGGCTGATTGCGACCTCGCCTTCGCTGCTGGGCGCCGCGCTCGCCGCCGCACCGCTGCCCCCGCCGGCGCAGGTGCCGGTGGCCGATGTCGTGCCGCTGGCATGGAGCCTCGCCGCGGCGCAGGAAGCAGGTCCGCCCGCGCAGGAGGATGAACCGCCCGTCGGCGAGATCGTCGTCGAGGGCGAGATCGGCCCGCCCAAGAGCGATCCGATGGAGCGCGTCAACGAGGAGAGCTATCGTCTCACGCAGGCGGTCGATCAGGCGTTGGTGGAACCCGTCGCCTATGCCTACCGCGATGGCCTGCCCGGGCCGGTGCGCGACGGGCTCGGCAACGTGGTGCGCAATCTGGGCGAGCCGAGCAACGCGCTCAATTTCCTGCTCCAAGGCAAGGTCGGCAAGGCCTTCGAGACGCTCGGGCGGATGGCGATCAACACCACCATCGGCGTGGGCGGGCTGTTCGACGTGGCGGGCAAGAAGGCGGATCTGCCCTATCGCCGCAACGGCTTTGCAAACACTATGGGCTATTACGGGGTGGGGCCGGGACCCTACCTCTACCTGCCGGTGACGGGAGCGACGAGTGTGCGCGATCTCGCCGGGAGCACGCTCGACCAGCTGCTGCTGCCACTGGCGGTGGGCAAGCCTTTCAACCGCCCGGCCTATGCGGCGACCTATTTCGTGGTGAACGGCCTCGATCAGCGGCTGGAATTCGACGAGGAGATCGAAAGCATCCGTAACGCCGACGATCCCTACCGCCTGCGCCGCGAAACCTACCTCGCCCGGCGGCGGCAGGACATCGCGGAGCTGAAAGGCGAGCCGATCTCGGAACGCGACCGCATGTGGCTGGAGGAGCTGGAGGCGATGAAGGCGCAATCGGCAGCGGCTCCGGATGAAGGCGCGGCGGCGCCGGTGGAACCGCCTGCTGACCCCGAGACCTTGCCGATCACCCGCCCGCGTTAG
- the dxs gene encoding 1-deoxy-D-xylulose-5-phosphate synthase translates to MTQPPYTPLLDQVDTPADLRRLKPEQLRQLADELRAEMIDAVSVSGGHLGSGLGVVELTVAIHYVFNTPEDKLVWDVGHQCYPHKIITGRRDRIRTLRQGGGLSGFTKRSESEYDPFGAAHSSTSISAALGFAIANKLKGEPGRGIAVIGDGSMSAGMAYEAMNNAAQAGNRLIVILNDNDMSIAPPVGGLSAYLARMVSSSEYLGIRSLASRAIQKMSRRLHDTLGKAEEFTRGMVTGGTLFEELGFYYVGPIDGHNLDHLLPVLENVRDTSEGPVLIHVVTEKGKGYAPAENSADKYHGVPKFNVVTGEKAKSNPTAPAYQDVFGLTLAKLAETDDRICAITAAMPSGTGVDKFAKAHPARTFDVGIAEQHAVTFAAGLAAQGMRPFAAIYSTFLQRAYDQVVHDVCIQNLPVRFAIDRAGLVGADGATHAGSFDITYLATLPNMVVMAAADEAELVHMTYTAAEYDEGPIAFRYPRGNGTGVPLPEVPVKLEIGKGRLVREGSKVAILSLGARLAEALKAADTLEAKGLSTTVADLRFAKPLDEELIARLMRTHEVIVTVEEGAIGGLGAHVLTFASDEGLTDNGLKVRTLRLPDTFIDHDDPVKQYDEAGLNAPHIVDTVLKALKHNSAGIEAGEEVRA, encoded by the coding sequence ATGACACAACCGCCTTACACTCCTCTGCTCGATCAGGTTGACACTCCGGCCGACCTGCGCCGCCTCAAGCCCGAACAGCTCCGCCAACTCGCCGACGAACTGCGCGCCGAGATGATCGACGCGGTCAGCGTCTCGGGCGGGCACCTCGGCTCCGGCCTCGGCGTGGTCGAACTGACCGTCGCGATCCACTATGTCTTCAATACGCCCGAGGACAAGCTGGTGTGGGACGTGGGGCACCAGTGCTATCCGCACAAGATCATCACCGGCCGCCGCGACCGCATCCGCACCCTGCGCCAGGGCGGCGGCCTCAGCGGCTTCACCAAGCGTTCCGAGAGCGAATACGACCCCTTCGGCGCGGCGCATTCCTCGACCTCGATCAGCGCGGCGCTGGGCTTTGCCATCGCCAACAAGCTGAAGGGCGAGCCCGGCCGCGGCATCGCGGTGATCGGCGACGGCTCGATGAGCGCCGGGATGGCCTACGAGGCGATGAACAACGCCGCGCAGGCCGGTAACCGGCTGATCGTGATCCTCAACGACAACGACATGTCGATCGCCCCGCCGGTGGGCGGGCTTTCGGCCTATCTCGCGCGGATGGTGTCCTCGAGCGAATATCTCGGCATCCGCAGCCTCGCCTCGCGCGCTATCCAGAAAATGAGCCGCCGCCTCCACGATACGCTCGGCAAGGCGGAGGAATTCACCCGCGGCATGGTGACCGGAGGGACGCTGTTCGAGGAACTGGGCTTCTACTATGTCGGCCCGATCGACGGGCACAATCTCGATCACCTCCTTCCCGTGCTGGAGAACGTGCGCGACACGAGCGAAGGCCCGGTGCTGATCCATGTCGTGACCGAGAAGGGCAAGGGCTACGCCCCCGCCGAGAACTCCGCCGACAAATATCACGGCGTCCCCAAGTTCAATGTCGTCACCGGCGAGAAGGCCAAGAGCAATCCGACGGCGCCTGCCTATCAGGACGTCTTCGGCCTGACGCTGGCGAAGCTTGCCGAAACCGACGACAGGATCTGCGCGATCACCGCCGCCATGCCTTCGGGCACGGGGGTCGACAAGTTCGCCAAGGCGCACCCCGCCCGCACCTTCGACGTCGGCATTGCCGAGCAGCACGCGGTGACCTTCGCCGCCGGCCTCGCGGCGCAGGGGATGCGGCCCTTCGCGGCGATCTATTCGACCTTCCTCCAGCGCGCCTATGACCAGGTGGTGCACGACGTGTGCATCCAGAACCTGCCCGTGCGCTTCGCCATCGACCGGGCGGGCCTCGTGGGTGCCGACGGGGCGACCCATGCGGGGAGCTTCGACATCACCTATCTCGCCACCCTGCCTAACATGGTCGTCATGGCCGCCGCCGACGAGGCGGAGCTGGTCCACATGACCTACACCGCCGCCGAATACGACGAAGGCCCGATCGCCTTCCGCTACCCGCGCGGCAACGGCACCGGAGTGCCCCTGCCCGAGGTTCCGGTGAAGCTCGAGATCGGCAAGGGCCGTCTTGTGCGCGAAGGCTCGAAGGTCGCGATCCTCTCGCTCGGCGCGCGTCTGGCCGAGGCGCTGAAGGCCGCCGACACGCTGGAGGCAAAGGGCCTTTCGACAACCGTCGCCGACCTGCGCTTCGCCAAGCCCCTCGACGAGGAACTGATTGCCCGTCTCATGCGCACCCACGAGGTGATCGTCACGGTCGAGGAAGGCGCCATCGGCGGTCTCGGCGCCCATGTCCTGACCTTCGCCAGCGACGAGGGCCTGACCGACAACGGATTGAAGGTCCGCACCCTGCGCCTGCCCGACACCTTCATCGACCACGACGATCCGGTGAAGCAGTATGACGAGGCCGGCCTCAACGCGCCGCACATCGTCGATACGGTGCTCAAGGCACTGAAGCACAACAGCGCGGGGATCGAAGCGGGCGAGGAAGTCAGGGCCTGA
- a CDS encoding Fur family transcriptional regulator: protein MGQHAHTHHEHRGADLVAEAARALIAGGEQWTSMREAVFNELTRHERPVSAYDIADNLSAARGKRVAPNSVYRILDVFVTNNLAMRVESANAYLANTHPGCAHDCIFLVCDECGEAAHVDDEEVSRAVRAIAAARSFKAERPVLEIRGLCKACA from the coding sequence ATGGGACAGCACGCACACACCCACCATGAACACCGGGGCGCAGACCTCGTCGCCGAGGCCGCCCGCGCGCTGATCGCGGGGGGCGAGCAATGGACCTCGATGCGCGAGGCGGTGTTCAACGAACTCACCAGGCACGAACGCCCGGTCTCTGCCTACGACATCGCCGACAACCTTTCGGCCGCGCGTGGCAAGCGGGTCGCGCCGAACTCGGTGTACCGCATCCTTGATGTCTTCGTGACGAACAACCTCGCCATGCGGGTCGAGAGCGCCAACGCCTACCTCGCCAACACCCACCCGGGCTGCGCGCATGACTGCATCTTCCTGGTGTGCGACGAATGCGGCGAGGCCGCCCATGTCGACGACGAGGAAGTGAGCCGCGCTGTCCGCGCCATCGCCGCCGCCCGCAGCTTCAAGGCCGAACGGCCGGTGCTCGAGATACGCGGCCTGTGCAAGGCCTGTGCATAG